ATTCACAATCATATTAGGCCTTATTCACAATCATATTAAGCCTTATTCACAATCATATTAGACCTTATTCACAATAATGTTAGGCCTTATTCACAATGCAATTAAGCCTTATATTCACAATGCAATTTAGCCTTATATTTACAATCATATTAGGCCTTATTCACAATCATATTAGGCCTTATTCACAATCATATTAGGCCTTAttcacaataatattaattaggcctTATTCTTATATCTAAATATAACTTTTAATCCGTGAGTTATTTCACACTTCCATGCATATAACTGAACTTGCTTTAACAACAAATCCCGTAAGTAGTTCTTTGTAACTCGCAGTTAAGGTTCATCAGACTGGAACGTATCTTAcgttaattgtttttattatttcttaagcttttattttattttttttggaccatatttaatgagggtgatccatccatcAATTGCTGATCTTTAGAGACCAAAACTTGGTAACCActatgacgcaacgcaagaacgtaaacgcaacgcataCGTGTTgatcaatgacaagcgacagtcgaataaatccatcgcttgtgattggtaaaatcacttacgttgcgttacgtccttgcgttgcgtctctagtgggaaccaagctttactctCAATCGGGGGATTTTCAGCATTGTACATTCAATACTGTACACTGCTTACATTCACAATGGATACTATTAGAATCTTAATTTTGTCAGTATTGggactaataataatacagatgAATGTTTCATTGTTTTGATTCTTTTACCGAGCATGTAATCCCGTTGAGCGTTCTTAAGAAGTGACGTAAGATAATCGAATTACTCTTTTTAGCTACCCTGGGATTAGTCCTAGAATAGCCCCAGGGATTATCCTTTCTTAGATAGAAGATAATTAGATTTCAAACTGTCTTCAAACAGtatttattaattgatttttatttcgTACACAGCACGTTTTTTTGTGgcttatgttatttgtaattttgtctgtaaaatggATGCACCATTGACTGATTAATGTGTGCCAccgatataggcctaaataaataaaataaaaacaaatcggataattatcggataaatgcGATAATTTTTACCTGAACAACAAATTGTTGCGATACGATTAGGCATCTGCGTTTTTTGGCAATCCCTAATGActttattgttaaaattattatttatttaaattaagcGATAATTTTGTTTGGGCTTCAGAAACACGGCCCAAGTATTAACAAACATACCGTTATTAGTAATAAAATGTTGAAAGAATTCATCCCATTTAACTTTTGGTGCGTTTCGAACGAATGCGTTGTAGAAATGAAAACACGAAACCATGACGTCTTTCGGATTACGTGCCACATAGATTACCTGGAAAAGATTAAGAAATGAACAATGTTACATTTATTGTCAAAGCTATCTTATTcttaagctccgtctacactatcaaactttatatgacaaagcAGTGtgaaccctaaccctaacccaccTCTATCACCCAAATATCACACTAACCTTTGGATTCTTTGTTAAAACACCTTGAGGAATCAGTTGATGCGGAAAATGAGTTTTGATGAACCGTGGCGAAGCTGCTTCTTCAAGTTCTTGGAATCGCGGTCTTATATCAAATGGGAAGATGCAGTCGATGAATGGAATACGATCATCTAACGACTTCTTACTAATCGACTCTAAATCGCCGTCAGCACTCACTGCCGAAACCATCTCTTGCATCCACGTTGTGCCTTAGAGTGAAAAGAGTTTATGATGGTAATACAGTAATTCGTAGGGCTCGAAAGACCCGCCCCGCtccatcattttttttcttgaagTGTCCTTTTTAAGGTTTCAAGAGCAGTGTATGTACGCCTAAGGCCAACTCAGTCAGCACcgtacgacgaggcccgacAAAACGTCTTGACTCGACTCGTCGGTGctgctgtctgagttgaatcccgacGAGACGAATCACCGGGCGTAGTTTTTAGCTCGTCGCGaaaactttaaacatgtttaattttctcccgACGAGACGACTCGTCGTACTACTGTACGCTTTCTGAGTTGGCCTTAATACGAAACTCATGAATCCCGACGTGAGACGGGTCATGAGATAGCGCGTTTTTAGCCATCGACGTCGTCGCGAGAActgtaaacatgtttaattttcaccCGACGAGACTACTTAGTCGTACGACGTTGTCTCTTGACAAGTTTTTGGCCAGCtggaaaatttgttttaatcttaATTGGCTCATGATGATGGATATATTGAAATTAGGCTAGGCCTTTCCTAGATGTTGCTTAACAATCCCCCTGTAAAATTTGTTGCGGCATTATTGATTGTATAATCATATACTCGTGAATCTCATTTTCACCGTACGATCGATCGGTATGATGTATGCATACctgttaatattaataagccATAAATCGTTGTCATATACATTTCAATTGAGATGTACCTGTTAATAGGCCATAAATCATAAATACGAATGAAGTTAACTTATTATCTTTAGGCTTAACGCAATGTCATGAAACATTGAAACATCAACTTATTATTACGGTATCTAAAATATTACCTGATTTAGGATATGTTACGATCCAGACGTCATCATCTCTTACTTCGAACGTCTTCATAGCGTCTATAATTTCTGTAGACGTTGCATAGTCTAGTGTGAATCCACTTTCCTTGTGGAACCAAGTTATTGTCTCCATGACTGGCGTTTAAAAATCTACagagaaataaattaatattactattgGCCTACATAACAAAAGAGAGGAGTTTTTGTTTTACAAATCACCGTCATGTGAACGGAGAATATACATTGTGGGCGAGAGGgcgcggggggggggggggtgtgatCGCGTGACCCCCATCTTTATCGTGCTACGTTTTACCATGAATTTGACACAGAATacatttttgaaatgctcaaaatggtattCGTTGATTCGGAATCCGcgatagtaatatttattttgaactAATTTATTCTATAATGCAACGAAATGCGTGGTAATTGCTGTACTGCGGAAAGCATGacatatattttcaattataaacaAACAAGCATTAGGCCTATGCTAGTGACTACTTACGTTTAAGATTGTGATCACCAGTACATTGTACAACTGGGACTACTTATTACTGCAGTGGTTTTATGAAATGCATCAAACCCACCTTGAACCAATGTTTCAATAGAAATGGCTAAACGAAATGCTAAACAAAACAGGGTAGGATCGCTATTATAGGCTACTAATCTCTACTTCTTTATACAACGCGATAGATTGTATTGCTTTTGGCTATGTAATGGAACATCGAGTTACATAAGGTTAATTATTCACCCAGGCGTGAAATTACCTTGGGGGAAGTATGAATTTTGAATACTTCAAAATTACAATAGTTTATTGCGTTTCGTTCACCAGGAGACGAGAGACGTGTAAAGCATTTGTTAAAACAGCTGTTTctgataca
This is a stretch of genomic DNA from Antedon mediterranea chromosome 3, ecAntMedi1.1, whole genome shotgun sequence. It encodes these proteins:
- the LOC140044513 gene encoding sulfotransferase 1C2-like, with translation METITWFHKESGFTLDYATSTEIIDAMKTFEVRDDDVWIVTYPKSGTTWMQEMVSAVSADGDLESISKKSLDDRIPFIDCIFPFDIRPRFQELEEAASPRFIKTHFPHQLIPQGVLTKNPKVIYVARNPKDVMVSCFHFYNAFVRNAPKVKWDEFFQHFITNNVPWGSWFDHNLYWWNRRHESHVMFVTFEEMKQDLVKVVSDVSKFLGKDLDKETIERIADHCSFGKMKKNPQANKSQNLMKDTVNGDTGNTVQFMRKGKVGDWKNQLTVAQNEIFNNLYKDKLQETDLNFDKFVL